In the Carboxydothermus hydrogenoformans Z-2901 genome, one interval contains:
- the radC gene encoding RadC family protein codes for MGEKIKNLPEELRPRERLLRHGPESLNPAELLAVLLGSGTPQENALELALRLLTTFGGLKGLIEVHPEQLKSFKGIGQAKAAKLLAALELARRYYELTGENKLNFLNPDDVYNYLRYKIGHKKQEQVVVLYLNTKNQLCGENIVAIGGVNHAGVSPGDIFREAVKIGAYAVIIAHNHPSGDPTPSKEDIDFTGRVKKASEILGIKLLDHIILGENKYISMKAERLF; via the coding sequence ATGGGGGAGAAAATTAAAAACCTGCCGGAAGAGCTAAGACCCCGGGAGCGGCTTTTACGCCATGGACCGGAAAGTTTAAACCCGGCGGAGCTCCTGGCGGTGCTCCTTGGAAGCGGTACGCCCCAGGAAAACGCTCTGGAATTGGCGTTACGGCTTTTAACTACTTTTGGCGGGTTAAAGGGGCTAATAGAGGTGCATCCCGAACAGTTAAAAAGCTTTAAAGGAATTGGCCAGGCCAAAGCAGCAAAACTTTTAGCGGCTTTGGAATTAGCCCGGCGCTATTATGAGCTCACCGGTGAAAATAAGCTAAATTTTTTAAATCCCGATGATGTGTATAATTATCTAAGATACAAAATAGGCCACAAAAAGCAGGAACAAGTGGTGGTGTTATATTTAAATACCAAAAACCAGCTTTGTGGTGAAAATATAGTTGCCATTGGCGGCGTAAATCATGCGGGGGTGTCGCCGGGAGATATTTTTCGGGAAGCGGTGAAAATTGGTGCCTATGCGGTAATTATTGCCCATAATCATCCCAGCGGCGACCCGACTCCCAGCAAAGAAGACATAGATTTTACCGGCCGGGTGAAAAAGGCGTCCGAAATTTTAGGAAT
- a CDS encoding Maf family protein, with product MKIYLASKSPRRQELLKKIYSRFEIIPPEVKEEVYSLNPMELALTLSRQKAENVAAKIKEGVIIAADTVVAVEGKVLGKPRDEEEAYFMLKTLSGREHEVYTGVTLMELPQKREKSFVEVTKVWFYPLTDEEIKSYIDSREPFDKAGAYGIQGKGALFVAKIEGCYFNVVGLPVARLYRELREWGY from the coding sequence TTGAAAATCTACTTGGCTTCGAAATCACCGCGCCGGCAGGAGTTATTAAAAAAAATTTACAGCCGGTTTGAAATAATTCCGCCGGAGGTAAAGGAAGAGGTTTATTCGTTAAATCCCATGGAATTGGCGCTTACTCTTTCCCGCCAAAAAGCCGAGAATGTGGCTGCAAAAATAAAGGAAGGAGTCATCATTGCTGCCGATACGGTGGTAGCGGTAGAGGGAAAAGTATTGGGTAAACCCCGGGATGAAGAAGAGGCTTATTTCATGTTAAAAACCCTGTCCGGGCGGGAACACGAAGTTTATACCGGAGTAACTTTAATGGAACTGCCGCAAAAACGGGAAAAAAGTTTTGTAGAGGTTACTAAAGTCTGGTTTTACCCTTTAACCGATGAAGAAATAAAAAGTTACATAGATTCCCGGGAGCCCTTTGACAAAGCGGGGGCTTACGGCATACAGGGCAAAGGTGCTCTTTTTGTGGCAAAAATTGAAGGATGTTATTTTAATGTGGTGGGGCTTCCGGTGGCCCGATTGTATCGTGAGCTTAGAGAGTGGGGATATTAA
- a CDS encoding bifunctional folylpolyglutamate synthase/dihydrofolate synthase, which translates to MNYNEALEFLSNLTKFGINLGLGRISELLKRLGNPQEKVKVVHIGGTNGKGSVCSLTASVLAEAGYKTGLFTSPHLSRYTERYKINGKEISPERVSQLVTEIRPLLLAMVEEGFEHPTEFEVSTAMAFKYFAEEEVDFVVLEVGLGGLIDSTNVVSRPEVVAITNVGMDHMDYLGNTITEIARVKAGIIKPGVPVVTAATGEALEVIKEVAKEKNSPLLDVNKDIVLNLKEKSLKGQVFDLIYRGETYPEIKIRLLGAHQLLNAKTSFGILNILREKYNIPVEAIYRGFSNATWSGRFEYIPGNPPVLLDGAHNHDGVRALRQAFTDYFPGVKPVLLLGVLADKEREKVVAELLDLPLEVVVTRPPTPRAGDITVLARLFKEKGVRVKVIEEPTEALSYGLEIAQEYQTLLLITGSLYMIGEIRPLLLQDRD; encoded by the coding sequence ATGAACTATAACGAAGCGCTGGAATTTTTAAGTAACCTTACCAAATTTGGAATTAATTTGGGTTTAGGGAGGATTTCTGAACTTTTAAAAAGGCTTGGCAATCCGCAGGAAAAGGTAAAGGTAGTTCACATCGGTGGAACAAACGGTAAGGGGTCGGTTTGTTCGTTAACGGCTTCGGTGTTGGCGGAGGCGGGGTATAAAACGGGGCTTTTTACCTCGCCCCACCTTTCCCGGTATACCGAACGCTATAAAATAAACGGTAAAGAAATTTCGCCGGAAAGGGTTTCTCAGCTGGTGACGGAAATAAGACCGTTACTTTTGGCGATGGTAGAGGAAGGTTTTGAACATCCTACCGAGTTTGAAGTGTCCACGGCGATGGCTTTTAAGTATTTTGCCGAAGAGGAAGTTGATTTTGTGGTTTTAGAAGTAGGACTGGGAGGCTTAATTGATTCTACCAATGTGGTTTCCCGTCCGGAAGTTGTGGCGATTACCAATGTGGGAATGGACCATATGGATTATCTGGGAAATACCATTACCGAAATTGCCCGGGTTAAGGCGGGGATAATAAAGCCGGGAGTGCCGGTGGTAACCGCGGCAACAGGGGAGGCTCTGGAAGTTATCAAAGAGGTAGCAAAAGAGAAAAACAGTCCCCTTTTGGATGTTAATAAGGACATCGTTTTAAATTTAAAAGAAAAAAGCTTAAAAGGGCAGGTTTTTGACCTTATTTACCGGGGTGAAACCTATCCAGAGATAAAAATCCGCCTTTTAGGAGCCCATCAGCTTTTAAATGCCAAAACTTCTTTTGGTATTCTTAATATCCTGCGGGAAAAATATAACATACCGGTGGAAGCAATTTACCGGGGATTTAGCAACGCCACCTGGTCGGGGCGTTTTGAGTATATTCCGGGAAATCCGCCGGTACTTCTCGATGGGGCGCACAATCACGATGGAGTTAGAGCTTTAAGGCAAGCTTTTACTGACTATTTTCCCGGTGTAAAGCCGGTACTGCTCCTGGGAGTTTTAGCCGATAAAGAGCGGGAAAAAGTGGTGGCGGAGCTTTTAGATTTACCCTTAGAAGTGGTAGTGACCCGACCGCCAACTCCCCGAGCAGGAGATATCACCGTCTTAGCAAGGCTTTTTAAAGAAAAAGGGGTTAGGGTGAAGGTTATCGAAGAACCGACCGAAGCTTTATCTTACGGCCTGGAAATTGCGCAAGAATACCAAACCCTCTTATTAATTACCGGTTCCCTTTATATGATTGGCGAAATCCGCCCTTTACTTTTGCAGGATAGAGATTAG
- a CDS encoding valine--tRNA ligase, producing the protein MTVTLPSVYSPQEVERKWYKYWEENGFFHTEPDEREPFCIVMPPPNVTGQLHMGHALDNTMQDILARYKRMQGFNTLWLPGTDHAGIATQAKVEEELRKEGLTKDDLGREKFLERVWAWKENYGNRITEQLRTLGASCDWKRERFTLDEGCSEAVKEVFLRLYEKGLIYRDYYITNWCPHCKTTISDIEVEHLEREGKLYYINYPLEDGSGYLTVATTRPETMLGDTAVAVHPEDERYRELIGKNVILPLVNRPIPVIADEYVDKEFGTGAVKITPAHDPNDFEVGLRHKLPQVVVLDDDAVMNENAGKYRGLDRYEARKKIVEDLKDLGLLVKEEEITHSVGHCYRCDTVIEPRLSKQWFVKMKPLAEPAIEAALTGKVKFVPERFTKIYLNWLYNIRDWCISRQLWWGHRIPVWYCDECGEVIPSREEVKSCPKCQSTKVHQDPDVLDTWFSSALWPFSTLGWPQNTEELKYYYPTSVLVTGRDIIFFWVARMLFMGLEFMKEVPFKEVLIHGLVLDAQGRKMSKSLGNGVDPVEVIASHGADSLRFMLVTGNTPGNDLRFHFERLDGARNFANKLWNASRFVLMNLEGFTPQGIKQEELTLADRWILARLNAVIDRVTAFLDEYELGEAARELYEFIWDEFCDWYVELTKPRLYGKMPGGDTAREVLYAVLKTTLELLHPFMPFITEEIWQRLPHEGKTIMLAPWPKGRADYENPEAVKQMSSLMEVIREIRRLRAEVNVPPAKRGEVILVTADEQLTRLLNENAWAIAALAQSEPRVVPKMEVPQGALTGVAAGVTIYLPLKDLIDLEKEKERLNKELKKVLAEIERLNQKLNNPGFLAKAPAEVVNKEREKLTAFYREKEVLEQRIGMLSHEL; encoded by the coding sequence ATGACGGTGACCTTACCTTCGGTTTATTCTCCCCAGGAAGTGGAAAGAAAATGGTATAAATACTGGGAGGAAAATGGCTTTTTCCATACCGAACCCGATGAACGGGAACCTTTTTGTATTGTTATGCCACCGCCCAATGTTACCGGTCAGCTTCACATGGGGCACGCCCTGGATAACACCATGCAGGATATCCTTGCCCGTTACAAAAGAATGCAGGGTTTTAATACCCTCTGGCTTCCGGGAACCGACCATGCGGGGATTGCCACCCAGGCTAAAGTAGAGGAAGAACTGCGAAAAGAAGGACTTACCAAAGATGATTTGGGCCGGGAAAAGTTTTTAGAAAGGGTTTGGGCCTGGAAAGAAAATTACGGTAACCGCATAACCGAACAGCTTAGAACCCTCGGGGCTTCGTGCGACTGGAAACGGGAACGTTTTACCCTGGATGAAGGTTGCTCCGAGGCGGTAAAAGAGGTATTTTTGCGCCTTTATGAAAAAGGGCTTATATACCGGGACTACTACATTACCAACTGGTGTCCCCACTGTAAAACCACTATTTCCGATATTGAAGTAGAGCATCTGGAAAGAGAAGGAAAACTTTACTATATTAACTATCCTCTGGAAGACGGCAGCGGCTATCTTACCGTAGCAACTACCCGGCCGGAGACCATGTTAGGCGATACGGCAGTAGCGGTCCATCCGGAAGATGAGCGGTACCGGGAGCTAATCGGCAAAAACGTGATTTTACCTCTGGTAAACCGGCCGATACCGGTTATAGCCGATGAGTATGTGGATAAGGAGTTTGGCACCGGAGCGGTGAAGATTACTCCGGCCCACGATCCCAACGATTTTGAAGTGGGACTTCGGCATAAGCTGCCGCAGGTAGTAGTTTTAGATGACGATGCGGTAATGAATGAAAACGCCGGAAAGTACCGGGGGCTTGACCGGTATGAGGCGCGTAAGAAAATAGTTGAAGATTTAAAAGATTTGGGCCTTCTCGTTAAGGAGGAAGAGATAACACACTCTGTTGGTCATTGTTACCGTTGCGATACGGTTATCGAACCGCGGCTTTCCAAACAGTGGTTTGTCAAAATGAAGCCTCTGGCGGAGCCGGCCATAGAAGCGGCTTTAACGGGAAAAGTGAAGTTTGTGCCGGAACGCTTTACCAAAATTTATCTTAACTGGCTGTATAACATCCGGGACTGGTGCATTTCCCGGCAGCTCTGGTGGGGTCACCGGATTCCCGTATGGTACTGTGACGAATGCGGTGAAGTTATCCCTTCCCGGGAAGAAGTAAAAAGCTGTCCTAAATGCCAGAGTACCAAGGTCCATCAGGACCCCGATGTGCTGGATACCTGGTTTTCTTCGGCTCTCTGGCCTTTTTCCACCCTGGGCTGGCCCCAAAATACCGAAGAGCTGAAGTACTACTATCCAACCTCGGTTCTGGTTACCGGCCGGGATATTATCTTCTTCTGGGTGGCCCGGATGCTTTTCATGGGCCTGGAATTCATGAAAGAAGTACCTTTTAAGGAAGTTTTAATCCACGGTCTTGTTTTAGATGCCCAGGGGAGAAAAATGAGTAAGTCCCTGGGTAACGGGGTTGATCCGGTAGAAGTTATTGCAAGCCACGGAGCCGATAGCTTAAGGTTTATGCTGGTAACCGGCAACACTCCCGGAAATGATTTAAGATTTCACTTTGAGCGACTGGATGGGGCCCGAAACTTTGCCAATAAACTCTGGAACGCTTCCCGCTTTGTGTTAATGAATCTCGAAGGATTTACTCCTCAGGGAATAAAGCAAGAAGAGCTTACCTTAGCGGATCGCTGGATTTTAGCACGGTTAAACGCTGTAATTGACAGGGTAACTGCTTTTTTGGACGAGTATGAGTTAGGGGAAGCGGCCCGGGAACTGTACGAGTTTATCTGGGATGAGTTTTGCGATTGGTATGTGGAGCTTACCAAGCCCCGTTTATACGGGAAAATGCCCGGTGGGGATACCGCCCGGGAAGTGCTGTATGCGGTTTTAAAGACTACCCTGGAGTTACTCCATCCCTTTATGCCGTTTATTACCGAAGAAATCTGGCAAAGACTTCCCCATGAAGGAAAGACGATAATGCTGGCGCCCTGGCCGAAAGGACGGGCGGATTATGAAAATCCCGAGGCGGTTAAACAAATGAGCAGCTTAATGGAGGTTATCCGGGAAATAAGAAGGCTTAGGGCTGAGGTTAACGTCCCACCCGCCAAGCGCGGTGAAGTTATTTTAGTGACTGCGGACGAACAATTAACCCGCTTACTTAACGAAAACGCCTGGGCAATAGCAGCTTTAGCCCAAAGCGAACCACGGGTTGTTCCGAAGATGGAGGTGCCGCAGGGAGCTTTAACCGGAGTTGCGGCAGGAGTGACTATTTATTTACCGCTTAAGGACCTAATTGACCTGGAAAAGGAAAAAGAGCGGCTTAATAAAGAGCTCAAAAAAGTTCTGGCGGAAATCGAACGGCTTAATCAGAAGTTAAATAATCCTGGATTTTTAGCTAAAGCTCCGGCAGAAGTGGTCAATAAAGAGCGGGAAAAGCTAACGGCCTTTTACCGGGAAAAGGAAGTCTTGGAACAAAGGATAGGGATGCTTTCCCATGAACTATAA
- a CDS encoding spore germination protein, translating into MGLWVKITKIFKGKGNSSSFKEEKPTRLSQYKEKKFSGKVEVDVGEIKKILGNPSDLLIREFSYYGVAAAAVMIDGLVDKMVVIDGILKPLMVEAKIAREKPADPYKSLKEEMLAIAEIKEVQTLDEFLLAVLSGEVGLLLENCSVALLASAKGWASRSVTEPMNEVVVRGPQEGFTETIRVNTTLIRRRVRSPYLRFEALKIGRISQTDVVIAYLEDIANPQIVEEVRNRLSRIDVDAILESGYIEEFIEDDPFNIFPQIKHTERPDKAVADLLEGKVVILTDGTPLALIVPATFPEFFQAAEDYYEKYFIGNFLRLIRVLAFFIAMFLPSLYIAIITYHQEMIPTELLINIWASRSGVPFPAFVEALIMEIAFEALREAGVRLPRPVGQAVSIVGALIIGQAAVEAGIVSTSMVITVAITGIASFAIPAFNMAVAARIYRFGMMVLAATFGMFGLMMGFILLVIMLCNTRSFGVPYLAPIAPLSIPDQRDVVVRLPRWLMVKRPKHFRPLDERRIKEGLRPGFPKGEKRR; encoded by the coding sequence ATGGGATTATGGGTAAAAATTACAAAAATTTTTAAGGGTAAGGGAAACAGTTCATCTTTTAAAGAAGAAAAGCCAACCAGGCTTTCGCAGTATAAAGAAAAAAAGTTTTCCGGTAAAGTGGAGGTAGATGTTGGTGAAATAAAAAAAATCCTCGGTAATCCTTCGGATCTTTTAATAAGGGAGTTTAGCTATTACGGGGTTGCGGCGGCGGCGGTAATGATTGATGGTTTGGTGGATAAAATGGTGGTTATTGATGGGATTTTAAAGCCTTTGATGGTTGAAGCCAAAATTGCCCGGGAAAAGCCCGCTGACCCTTATAAAAGTTTGAAAGAAGAAATGCTGGCTATTGCGGAAATTAAAGAGGTTCAAACCCTGGACGAGTTTCTGCTGGCGGTGCTGTCCGGTGAAGTCGGGCTTCTTCTGGAAAATTGTTCGGTGGCCCTTTTGGCCAGCGCCAAGGGCTGGGCAAGCCGGTCGGTGACCGAGCCGATGAATGAAGTGGTGGTGCGGGGCCCGCAGGAAGGTTTTACCGAAACTATCCGGGTAAATACAACCTTAATCCGGCGGCGGGTCCGTTCGCCCTACCTCCGGTTTGAAGCTTTAAAAATCGGGCGGATTTCCCAGACCGATGTGGTAATAGCGTATCTCGAAGACATTGCTAATCCCCAAATTGTGGAGGAAGTACGGAATAGGCTTTCCCGGATTGATGTGGATGCTATTTTAGAAAGCGGTTATATTGAAGAGTTTATAGAGGACGATCCCTTTAACATCTTTCCCCAGATTAAACATACCGAGCGACCCGATAAAGCGGTAGCGGATTTGTTAGAGGGAAAGGTGGTAATTTTAACCGACGGAACTCCTTTAGCCTTGATAGTACCGGCTACCTTTCCCGAGTTCTTTCAAGCGGCGGAAGATTATTATGAAAAATATTTCATCGGAAACTTTTTACGCTTAATTCGCGTTTTAGCTTTTTTTATTGCTATGTTTTTACCTTCCCTTTACATTGCTATTATTACCTATCACCAGGAAATGATTCCAACGGAACTTTTAATAAATATCTGGGCTTCCCGCTCGGGCGTACCTTTTCCTGCTTTTGTTGAAGCGTTAATTATGGAGATTGCCTTTGAAGCTCTCAGGGAAGCGGGGGTGCGCCTGCCGCGTCCCGTTGGTCAGGCGGTGAGTATCGTTGGAGCATTAATAATCGGGCAGGCGGCAGTTGAAGCGGGAATTGTATCTACTTCCATGGTTATTACCGTTGCCATTACCGGAATTGCTTCCTTTGCCATTCCGGCTTTTAACATGGCCGTAGCGGCCCGGATTTACCGCTTTGGGATGATGGTTTTAGCGGCAACTTTTGGCATGTTCGGACTGATGATGGGCTTTATCCTTTTAGTTATCATGCTTTGCAATACCCGTTCCTTTGGCGTTCCTTACCTGGCCCCGATAGCACCCTTAAGCATTCCCGACCAGCGGGACGTTGTTGTAAGATTGCCCCGGTGGCTTATGGTCAAGAGGCCCAAACACTTTCGTCCACTGGATGAGCGGCGGATAAAAGAAGGATTAAGACCGGGCTTTCCGAAAGGGGAAAAAAGGAGATGA
- a CDS encoding redox-sensing transcriptional repressor Rex produces MKGFKIPEATISRLSVYSRYLENLYRKGITTVSSADIAQGVGVTSAQVRKDLAYFGEFGTRGVGYNVKELLDHTLKILGLNNTWNMVVVGAGNLGSALCAYRGFRERGFYIVGVFDNDLTKIGKKINEYEVLPIDKLEEVVRENNVEIGIIAVPAAYAQDVATRLVKAGVKGILNFAPTVLNVPDKVIVRSVDLTVNLEVLTFNIRRD; encoded by the coding sequence ATGAAAGGCTTTAAAATTCCAGAAGCTACGATTTCAAGGCTTTCGGTATACTCCCGCTATCTGGAAAACCTGTACCGTAAAGGCATTACTACCGTGTCTTCGGCGGACATTGCCCAGGGGGTAGGGGTAACTTCAGCTCAGGTCAGAAAAGATCTTGCTTATTTCGGAGAATTTGGTACCCGGGGAGTTGGCTACAACGTTAAGGAACTTTTAGACCATACTTTAAAAATTTTAGGATTAAATAATACCTGGAATATGGTAGTGGTGGGCGCTGGAAATCTCGGCTCAGCTCTTTGTGCTTACCGGGGCTTTAGAGAGAGAGGTTTTTACATAGTAGGGGTTTTTGATAACGATTTGACCAAAATTGGCAAAAAAATTAACGAATACGAAGTTTTACCGATTGACAAGTTAGAAGAAGTGGTCAGGGAAAACAACGTGGAGATTGGAATTATTGCCGTTCCGGCTGCTTATGCCCAGGATGTCGCTACCCGCTTGGTAAAAGCGGGGGTAAAGGGGATCCTGAACTTTGCCCCGACGGTTTTAAACGTTCCCGATAAAGTTATCGTTAGAAGCGTGGACCTAACGGTTAATTTAGAAGTTCTAACCTTTAATATTCGCCGCGACTAA
- the lon gene encoding endopeptidase La, translating to MVIHLDVGREKSIAAIDQAMISDRIICLATQKDAQIDEPTPDDIFAVGTIAEIKQLLKLPGGTLRVLVEGIQRAKIKKYIEKEPFFRVEVEVTQEEVSKTPEIQALTRSLIYQFEQYVKLSKRIPPETAITVVNLEEPGRLADVVASHLPLKIEDKQRILEALDVKKRLEILLEILARELEIVEIERRINLRVRKQMEKTQKEYYLREQLKAIQRELGEKDERVAEGEEYREKIKEAKLPKEVEEKALKEVEKLEKMPPMAAEATVVRNYLDWILALPWNRRTKDRLDIKLAEQILEEDHYGLEKVKERILEYLAVRKLTKKMKGPILCFVGPPGVGKTSLAKSIARALERKFVRISLGGVRDEAEIRGHRRTYVGALPGRIIQGMRNAGSQNPVFLLDEIDKMSMDFRGDPSAALLEVLDPEQNNSFSDHYIELPFDLSHVLFITTANNLYNIPRPLLDRMEVIHIPGYTEEEKLVIAEKYLLPKQLKEHGLKPKNLKISTNTFLKIIREYTRESGVRNLERQIASLCRKAAKEIVTDNVEEVKITVSNLERYLGIPKYRYGIAEAEDEVGVATGLAWTEVGGDVMFIEVSVLKGSGKLYLTGKLGEVMKESAQAGFSYIRSRAKELGIEENFHEKYDLHIHVPEGAIPKDGPSAGITMATAMVSALSGQKVRKDVAMTGEITLRGKVLPIGGLKEKILAAKRAGIKTIIIPHENRKELDEISPQVKRGLKFILVKHMDEVLEAALIRKEKPEIEPPVPAEEKEVTEPSEISVH from the coding sequence ATGGTTATACATTTAGATGTAGGCCGGGAAAAATCCATTGCTGCTATAGATCAAGCAATGATTTCCGACCGCATTATTTGTCTGGCTACGCAAAAGGATGCCCAAATTGATGAGCCAACTCCGGACGATATATTTGCGGTAGGAACCATCGCCGAAATAAAGCAGCTTTTAAAACTTCCAGGAGGAACGTTAAGGGTTTTAGTTGAGGGTATCCAGCGGGCCAAAATTAAAAAGTACATAGAAAAGGAACCTTTTTTCCGCGTGGAAGTGGAGGTGACCCAGGAAGAGGTAAGTAAAACCCCGGAAATCCAGGCGTTAACCCGCAGTTTAATTTACCAGTTTGAGCAGTACGTTAAACTTTCCAAAAGAATTCCGCCGGAAACGGCCATAACCGTAGTTAATTTAGAGGAACCGGGGCGCCTGGCGGATGTGGTGGCAAGTCATTTGCCTTTAAAAATTGAAGATAAACAGAGAATCCTTGAAGCACTGGATGTAAAGAAACGGCTGGAAATTTTGCTGGAAATTTTAGCCCGGGAACTGGAAATAGTAGAAATAGAGCGGCGGATAAATTTGCGGGTTAGAAAGCAAATGGAAAAAACTCAGAAGGAGTATTATCTGCGGGAACAGCTTAAAGCCATTCAGCGGGAATTGGGGGAAAAAGACGAAAGGGTTGCCGAAGGGGAAGAGTACCGGGAAAAAATTAAAGAAGCTAAGCTTCCGAAGGAAGTTGAGGAAAAGGCCTTAAAAGAAGTGGAAAAGTTAGAAAAAATGCCACCGATGGCTGCTGAAGCAACGGTGGTGCGAAATTACCTTGATTGGATATTGGCTCTTCCCTGGAATCGTCGCACCAAAGACCGCCTGGATATTAAACTTGCGGAGCAGATACTGGAGGAAGACCATTACGGGTTGGAAAAGGTTAAAGAACGAATTTTAGAATATTTGGCGGTGCGAAAACTTACCAAGAAAATGAAAGGGCCCATTCTCTGCTTTGTGGGACCGCCGGGGGTGGGTAAAACATCCCTGGCGAAATCAATCGCCCGGGCCTTAGAACGAAAATTTGTGCGTATTTCGCTGGGGGGCGTACGGGATGAAGCGGAAATCCGGGGACACCGGCGGACTTATGTGGGGGCCTTACCGGGACGCATAATTCAGGGAATGCGCAATGCCGGAAGCCAAAACCCGGTATTTCTCCTGGATGAGATTGATAAAATGAGCATGGATTTTAGAGGTGACCCCTCGGCGGCTCTTTTAGAAGTTCTGGATCCGGAACAAAATAACAGCTTTTCGGACCATTATATTGAGCTGCCTTTTGATTTATCCCATGTCCTGTTTATTACGACTGCTAATAATTTATATAACATACCCCGTCCGCTTTTGGACCGGATGGAAGTCATCCATATCCCTGGCTATACCGAGGAGGAGAAACTGGTCATCGCGGAAAAGTATCTTTTACCAAAGCAGCTAAAGGAACACGGTTTAAAGCCCAAAAATCTCAAAATCTCCACCAATACCTTCTTAAAAATTATTCGGGAATATACCCGGGAATCGGGAGTTAGAAATTTAGAACGGCAAATTGCCTCCCTTTGCCGGAAAGCTGCCAAAGAAATCGTCACCGATAACGTGGAGGAAGTAAAAATTACCGTAAGCAACCTGGAGAGGTATCTGGGTATACCCAAGTACCGGTACGGTATCGCGGAAGCGGAGGATGAGGTAGGGGTTGCTACCGGTCTGGCCTGGACGGAAGTGGGCGGCGATGTAATGTTTATTGAAGTTTCGGTTCTTAAAGGGAGCGGCAAGCTCTACCTTACCGGTAAATTAGGAGAAGTAATGAAAGAATCGGCGCAAGCAGGCTTTTCCTACATTCGCTCCCGGGCAAAAGAGCTGGGCATTGAAGAAAACTTCCACGAAAAATACGATTTACACATCCACGTCCCCGAGGGAGCAATTCCCAAGGACGGCCCATCGGCGGGGATAACGATGGCAACGGCTATGGTGTCGGCTTTATCGGGACAAAAGGTGCGTAAGGACGTAGCCATGACCGGGGAAATTACCTTACGGGGAAAGGTACTGCCTATTGGTGGACTTAAAGAAAAAATTTTAGCGGCCAAGCGGGCAGGAATAAAAACCATCATTATTCCCCATGAGAACCGGAAAGAACTGGATGAAATTTCTCCGCAGGTAAAACGGGGCCTGAAGTTTATCCTGGTAAAGCACATGGATGAAGTTTTAGAGGCAGCTTTAATTCGGAAAGAAAAACCTGAAATTGAGCCGCCGGTGCCGGCGGAAGAAAAGGAAGTCACCGAACCATCGGAGATTTCCGTGCACTAA
- a CDS encoding Ger(x)C family spore germination protein, whose amino-acid sequence MKRTLAALLIIGQIFFFGCWSRMELEDLAIVQGVGVDENKKGLKKDRYLFSVQVVNPSALTSKGGGGGEKPYVIRLISGELFFTSLRELNMETALRLYYAHNRVILISEDVARRGLKNLLDFFERNPQFRRDNYVLIVQGKAVDVWDGFSGLVKVPAIAIYDLAQKSYLTAEAGIIELGDFIELLEEEGVDPYAPGVKILTKKGRKDIRVFQTALFKNDKLAGWLDEKQSRGLLIVTNKVKGGITDVTNPFNPEDKLSVELERSKTQWELKVFEDKPVVKLKVETEGIITEAQNGLDFSKKETFQKLNREYAKSVRRDILAFINKTKEIGADPAGFGRFIYRENPGLWQELKDDWEEEIKNLTIEVKVQAKIVRTGMTTASIKPQ is encoded by the coding sequence ATGAAAAGAACCTTAGCGGCTTTGTTAATTATCGGGCAAATTTTCTTTTTTGGCTGTTGGAGCAGAATGGAATTAGAAGATTTAGCAATTGTGCAGGGCGTAGGGGTGGATGAAAATAAAAAAGGTTTAAAAAAAGACCGGTACTTATTTTCGGTGCAGGTGGTCAATCCCAGCGCTCTTACCAGTAAGGGAGGTGGCGGTGGAGAAAAGCCTTACGTCATAAGACTTATTAGCGGCGAACTTTTTTTTACCTCTTTGCGGGAACTTAATATGGAAACGGCTTTACGCCTGTATTATGCCCACAACCGGGTGATACTTATTTCTGAAGATGTAGCCCGGCGCGGTTTAAAAAACCTTTTGGATTTTTTTGAGAGAAACCCGCAGTTTCGCCGGGATAATTACGTATTAATAGTTCAGGGTAAGGCTGTTGATGTTTGGGATGGGTTTTCTGGTCTGGTAAAGGTTCCGGCAATAGCTATCTATGATTTAGCTCAAAAGTCGTATCTTACTGCGGAAGCAGGGATTATCGAATTAGGGGATTTTATAGAACTGTTGGAAGAGGAAGGAGTGGACCCTTACGCTCCGGGGGTAAAGATTTTGACCAAGAAGGGACGGAAAGATATTCGGGTATTTCAAACGGCTCTTTTTAAAAACGACAAGTTGGCGGGCTGGCTTGATGAAAAACAGTCTCGGGGTTTGCTGATTGTTACCAACAAAGTGAAAGGCGGGATTACTGATGTTACTAACCCCTTTAATCCCGAAGACAAGCTTTCGGTAGAATTGGAAAGGTCAAAAACCCAGTGGGAACTGAAAGTGTTTGAAGATAAACCTGTTGTGAAACTTAAGGTGGAAACAGAAGGGATTATAACCGAGGCCCAGAACGGCCTTGATTTTAGTAAAAAGGAAACTTTTCAAAAATTAAATCGGGAGTATGCCAAATCGGTCCGCCGCGATATTTTGGCGTTTATTAATAAAACCAAGGAAATTGGCGCAGATCCTGCCGGTTTTGGCCGTTTTATCTACCGGGAAAACCCCGGGCTCTGGCAGGAGTTAAAAGATGACTGGGAGGAGGAAATTAAAAATTTGACGATAGAGGTAAAGGTTCAAGCTAAAATTGTTAGAACAGGGATGACAACCGCTTCAATTAAACCCCAGTAG